In the genome of Actinobacillus genomosp. 1, the window ACACGCACCACACGCCAAACATCATAACGATAGTTGCAATCCACCCTTGCCAAGAGAAATAAGCGGTACCGACTACCGCATTTGCCATCGTACAGCCGCCAGTTAGCGAGGCACCGATGCCCATAAGTATGCCTCCGGCGACACTTTTACCGAAATCTGTCGCAGACAATGCTTTCCAGCGGAAATTGCCGGAAAACTTAGCGGAAAGAAATGAACCGAGTACCAATCCGATAATCAGATAAGTTCCCCAATTTAAGTAACGTTGTTGCCCAAGGGTTAAATATTGCAAAGCATGACCGACCGGAATACTGAAGCTCAGTCCGAATTCTCTGCCGGTTTCTGCGCTTAAAACCCAAGCTAAAATACTGACTAAGCCAAGTAAAATAGCCGTAAAGTGGGGTGACCAAAATTGACCAAAAGGTTTACGAGGAATAAGCGGTTGAATTTTGCGGCTTTTTTGCAATCCCCAAGTCGCAATTAAGCTAAGCAGAATGATGAACCAAAGGCTGGAAATCCCTAATGTTTGCGGTAAGGTAATGAGCTTGCTTTCCGTTTCAAGTTGCGATGCAACCCAAAATTTTAATACGCCGGTTTGGGTAGCTACAGTAGTAACGGCAAAAACGAATAAGGTGATCATCGCAGCGATCATACCTTCTCCTGCTCTATATAATTGTCCCGAAACACAACGATTGGCGACTCCCATCCCGATGCCGAATAAAAATGCACCGAGTAGAGTAGCGAGAATCGGCATTGGTGAGCTTGGAAAACGAATAACGCCTTGCTGCTCTAACAGATAGAAACCGATAGATTGTACGGAGATGGCGGTTAAAAGTGGAGAAAACGAAGTAAAATCTCGTTTAAATGCAACTTGGCGAAGTTGTCCCGAAAGGCAAAATTGTCCGCGTTGTAAAATGATACCGAGCAATAGCCCGACAAAAAGACCGGAAATAAGCATAGATTAAACCTTAATACTATGTGAAAAATATGTTTATTATAAAGATGAAAATC includes:
- a CDS encoding YeeE/YedE family protein encodes the protein MLISGLFVGLLLGIILQRGQFCLSGQLRQVAFKRDFTSFSPLLTAISVQSIGFYLLEQQGVIRFPSSPMPILATLLGAFLFGIGMGVANRCVSGQLYRAGEGMIAAMITLFVFAVTTVATQTGVLKFWVASQLETESKLITLPQTLGISSLWFIILLSLIATWGLQKSRKIQPLIPRKPFGQFWSPHFTAILLGLVSILAWVLSAETGREFGLSFSIPVGHALQYLTLGQQRYLNWGTYLIIGLVLGSFLSAKFSGNFRWKALSATDFGKSVAGGILMGIGASLTGGCTMANAVVGTAYFSWQGWIATIVMMFGVWCVFILRKNPLESTC